A genomic segment from Moorena sp. SIOASIH encodes:
- the psbA gene encoding photosystem II q(b) protein has translation MTTVLQQSNTSVWSQFCNWVTSTNNRLYVGWFGILMIPTLLAATTCFIIAFIAAPPVDIDGIREPVAGSLMYGNNIISGAVVPSSNAIGLHFYPIWEAASLDEWLYNGGPYQLVVFHFLIGVFAYMGREWELSYRLGMRPWICVAYSAPVAAASAVFLIYPIGQGSFSDGMPLGISGTFNFMFVFQAEHNILMHPFHMLGVAGVFGGSLFSAMHGSLVTSSLVRETTETESQNYGYKFGQEEETYNIVAAHGYFGRLIFQYASFNNSRSLHFFLGAWPVIGIWFTALGISTMAFNLNGFNFNQSIIDSQGHVINTWADVLNRANLGFEVMHERNAHNFPLDLAAAEATPVALTAPVING, from the coding sequence ATGACTACTGTATTACAGCAGAGCAACACCTCTGTGTGGTCTCAGTTCTGCAATTGGGTCACCTCTACCAACAACCGCCTCTATGTAGGCTGGTTTGGTATCTTAATGATCCCAACTTTGCTAGCTGCTACCACCTGCTTCATCATTGCTTTCATCGCTGCTCCTCCTGTGGACATCGATGGTATCCGCGAGCCGGTTGCTGGCTCCCTGATGTATGGCAACAACATCATCTCTGGTGCTGTTGTTCCTTCTTCTAACGCCATTGGCTTACACTTCTACCCAATCTGGGAAGCTGCTTCCTTAGATGAGTGGCTATACAACGGTGGTCCTTACCAGTTGGTAGTGTTCCACTTCCTGATTGGTGTATTCGCCTACATGGGTCGTGAGTGGGAACTGAGCTACCGCTTAGGTATGCGTCCTTGGATCTGCGTCGCTTACAGCGCACCAGTTGCAGCTGCTAGCGCCGTGTTCCTGATCTACCCAATCGGACAAGGTTCTTTCTCCGATGGTATGCCTCTCGGTATCAGCGGAACCTTCAACTTTATGTTTGTGTTCCAAGCTGAGCACAACATCTTGATGCACCCGTTCCACATGCTAGGTGTAGCCGGTGTATTCGGTGGTTCCTTGTTCTCTGCAATGCACGGTTCTTTGGTGACCTCCTCCTTAGTGCGTGAGACCACCGAAACCGAGTCACAGAACTATGGTTACAAGTTCGGTCAAGAGGAAGAAACTTACAACATCGTGGCAGCTCACGGCTACTTCGGTCGTTTAATCTTCCAATACGCTTCCTTCAACAACAGCCGTTCCTTGCACTTCTTCTTAGGTGCATGGCCTGTAATCGGCATCTGGTTTACTGCACTGGGCATCAGCACCATGGCATTTAACCTCAATGGTTTCAACTTCAACCAGAGCATCATCGACTCACAAGGTCACGTGATCAACACCTGGGCTGATGTACTTAACCGGGCTAACCTAGGTTTCGAGGTAATGCACGAGCGTAACGCTCACAACTTCCCTCTAGACCTAGCTGCTGCTGAAGCTACTCCTGTAGCTTTGACTGCTCCAGTGATCAACGGTTAA
- a CDS encoding histidine triad nucleotide-binding protein, translating to MSETIFSKIIRREIPADIVYEDDLALAFKDINPQAPVHILVIPKKPIPKLEAAESEDQALMGHLLLTAKQVAEQVGLTNGYRLVINNGADGGQTVDHLHLHILGQRQMKWPPG from the coding sequence ATGAGCGAAACCATCTTTAGCAAGATTATCCGCCGAGAAATCCCAGCAGATATTGTTTATGAAGACGATTTAGCCCTTGCCTTCAAGGATATTAACCCTCAGGCACCAGTTCATATTCTGGTAATTCCCAAGAAGCCCATTCCTAAACTGGAAGCAGCTGAGTCGGAAGATCAAGCTCTGATGGGCCACCTGTTGTTAACGGCTAAGCAAGTTGCTGAGCAAGTCGGTTTGACCAATGGCTATCGACTGGTGATTAATAATGGTGCTGATGGTGGTCAAACGGTTGATCACCTGCATTTGCACATCTTGGGTCAACGCCAAATGAAGTGGCCTCCTGGTTAA
- a CDS encoding XisI protein, translating to MERLNQYRQWIQQVLARHNQFVPSYGEIEQFTVFDHNDDHYLLVTVGWEGDRRVCGSLIHIDIKGEKIWIQHDGTEVGVANELVELGVPKSEIVIGYHDPNARKLTEFAVG from the coding sequence GTGGAACGATTGAACCAGTATCGGCAATGGATTCAGCAGGTTTTAGCTCGACATAACCAGTTTGTACCTTCTTATGGTGAGATTGAACAATTTACAGTTTTTGACCACAACGATGATCATTACTTACTAGTAACAGTTGGCTGGGAAGGTGACCGCCGAGTTTGTGGTTCGTTGATCCATATTGATATCAAGGGAGAAAAAATCTGGATTCAACATGATGGTACTGAAGTTGGTGTAGCCAATGAGCTAGTAGAATTGGGAGTACCTAAGTCAGAAATTGTCATCGGTTATCATGACCCCAATGCACGTAAGTTGACAGAATTTGCTGTAGGATAA
- a CDS encoding CopG family transcriptional regulator, translated as MKDKKLTIRITNFEKRQLAQEAERRGMTQSELIRSLIARFPDPKDSVQNSSHTYAAH; from the coding sequence ATGAAAGATAAAAAGTTAACAATCAGGATTACCAATTTTGAGAAAAGACAGTTAGCACAAGAAGCAGAGCGACGCGGAATGACTCAATCAGAGCTGATAAGGAGCTTAATAGCTCGCTTCCCTGATCCGAAAGACTCTGTGCAAAATTCATCCCACACCTATGCTGCGCATTAG
- the psbA gene encoding photosystem II q(b) protein has translation MTTVLQQSNTSVWSQFCNWVTSTNNRLYVGWFGILMIPTLLAATTCFIIAFIAAPPVDIDGIREPVAGSLMYGNNIISGAVVPSSNAIGLHFYPIWEAASLDEWLYNGGPYQLVVFHFLIGVFAYMGREWELSYRLGMRPWICVAYSAPVAAASAVFLIYPIGQGSFSDGMPLGISGTFNFMFVFQAEHNILMHPFHMLGVAGVFGGSLFSAMHGSLVTSSLVRETTETESQNYGYKFGQEEETYNIVAAHGYFGRLIFQYASFNNSRSLHFFLGAWPVIGIWFTALGISTMAFNLNGFNFNQSIIDSQGHVINTWADVLNRANLGFEVMHERNAHNFPLDLAAAEATPVALTAPVING, from the coding sequence ATGACTACTGTATTACAACAGAGCAACACCTCTGTGTGGTCTCAGTTCTGCAATTGGGTCACCTCTACCAACAACCGCCTCTATGTAGGCTGGTTTGGTATCTTAATGATCCCAACTTTGCTAGCTGCTACCACCTGCTTCATCATTGCTTTCATCGCTGCTCCTCCTGTGGACATCGATGGTATCCGCGAGCCGGTTGCTGGCTCCCTGATGTATGGCAACAACATCATCTCTGGTGCTGTTGTTCCTTCTTCTAACGCCATTGGCTTACACTTCTACCCAATCTGGGAAGCTGCTTCCTTAGATGAGTGGCTATACAACGGTGGTCCTTACCAGTTGGTAGTGTTCCACTTCCTGATTGGTGTATTCGCCTACATGGGTCGTGAGTGGGAACTGAGCTACCGCTTAGGTATGCGTCCTTGGATCTGCGTCGCTTACAGCGCACCAGTTGCAGCTGCTAGCGCCGTGTTCCTGATCTACCCAATCGGACAAGGTTCTTTCTCCGATGGTATGCCTCTCGGTATCAGCGGAACCTTCAACTTCATGTTCGTGTTCCAAGCTGAGCACAACATCCTGATGCACCCGTTCCACATGCTAGGTGTAGCCGGTGTATTCGGTGGTTCCTTGTTCTCTGCAATGCACGGTTCTTTGGTGACCTCCTCCTTAGTGCGTGAGACCACCGAAACCGAGTCTCAGAACTATGGTTACAAGTTCGGTCAAGAGGAAGAAACTTACAACATCGTGGCAGCTCACGGCTACTTCGGTCGTTTAATCTTCCAATACGCTTCCTTCAACAACAGCCGTTCCTTGCACTTCTTCTTAGGTGCATGGCCTGTAATCGGCATCTGGTTTACTGCACTGGGCATCAGCACCATGGCATTTAACCTCAATGGTTTCAACTTCAACCAGAGCATCATCGACTCACAAGGTCACGTGATCAACACCTGGGCTGATGTACTTAACCGGGCTAACCTAGGTTTCGAGGTAATGCACGAGCGTAACGCTCACAACTTCCCTCTAGACCTAGCTGCTGCTGAAGCTACTCCTGTAGCTTTGACTGCTCCAGTGATCAACGGTTAA
- a CDS encoding transposase, with amino-acid sequence MRIAYQYRLKLTKDQKAKIDHWLSMLCAQYNYLLADRFYWYDQNRCPINACPLVCHSPELRNNPDYYSQKKTLPNLKKTHPWYKEIHSQVLQDVVKRVKLAFDRFIKGDSNGKRSGRPRFKKKQRYRTFTYPQMKEGCLEGNLINLPKIGKVKIVLHRPIPDGFKIKTASITKKCDGYYLVLSLEDKTVPEVKPDINPDSIIGIDVGLKEFLTTSEGETVNIPQYYRRSQKRLRVIQKRLSRRKKGGKNTLKAIKQLGKQHKKVADKRKDFHFKTANYLLSKYDVIAHENLNIKGLAKSRLAKSVLDAGWSSFLTILASKAVRVAWPTAINAGLLAIPVSAQNT; translated from the coding sequence GTGAGAATTGCATATCAGTACCGGCTAAAACTAACAAAAGATCAAAAAGCAAAAATAGACCACTGGCTTTCAATGCTTTGTGCTCAATATAATTATTTATTGGCTGACCGATTTTATTGGTACGATCAAAATCGCTGTCCAATTAATGCTTGTCCTCTCGTCTGTCATTCTCCCGAATTAAGAAACAATCCAGATTACTACTCTCAGAAAAAGACTTTACCAAATCTTAAGAAAACTCATCCTTGGTACAAAGAGATTCATTCTCAAGTATTGCAAGATGTAGTTAAGAGAGTAAAATTAGCTTTTGATCGGTTCATAAAAGGAGATAGTAACGGTAAACGAAGCGGAAGACCTAGGTTTAAGAAAAAACAGCGCTACCGTACTTTTACTTACCCTCAAATGAAAGAAGGGTGCCTAGAAGGGAATTTAATCAACCTTCCCAAAATAGGTAAAGTAAAGATTGTGTTACACCGCCCTATTCCTGATGGCTTTAAGATAAAGACTGCTTCAATAACCAAAAAGTGTGATGGTTATTATTTGGTCTTATCTTTAGAAGATAAGACTGTTCCCGAAGTTAAGCCTGACATTAACCCTGACTCTATAATTGGGATTGATGTTGGCCTTAAAGAATTCTTGACCACTTCTGAAGGGGAAACAGTAAACATTCCTCAATATTATCGACGGTCTCAAAAAAGGCTAAGAGTCATCCAGAAAAGATTATCTCGACGAAAGAAAGGAGGAAAGAATACACTCAAAGCTATTAAACAGCTTGGAAAACAGCACAAAAAAGTAGCAGACAAACGGAAAGATTTCCACTTTAAGACCGCCAATTATTTACTGTCAAAGTACGATGTAATTGCTCACGAAAATTTAAACATCAAGGGACTAGCTAAATCCCGATTGGCTAAATCTGTACTGGACGCTGGGTGGTCTAGCTTTCTGACAATCCTGGCAAGCAAAGCCGTTCGCGTAGCGTGGCCTACGGCCATAAATGCTGGCTTGTTGGCGATTCCAGTAAGTGCTCAGAACACTTAA
- a CDS encoding iron uptake porin, with amino-acid sequence MNRSKNLWLSVLKCPTLFVGATLLISSSAVAATEEALPEETISQESAVNPSTTVEALTVEAAPDLTSLTQISDLPLVADASTGDTVDISNSTTSNSTTSNSTIRDFTISNSTISDSTISNSASESVIPYGDGETAEDDLMGPVTGVSQLNGETVEDDSMEQVTNVSQLRDVSPGDWAYEALRSLVERYGCIAGYPNATFRGNRALTRYEFAAGLNACLNQIERLLGGVTADFITREDLESLQRLVQEFETELATLGARVDNLEGRVAFLEDHQFSTTTKLKGEVIFALADAFGGDADDVQTVFHNRTRLNFLTSFTGKDMLQTRLQAGDAPTLITGAGGELAGTQEGRFTYDGPSGNDVIIDILRYRFPLGDKVTVQLLANRALHHYYADTVNPFFEGRAGGSNAITRFAERNPIYRIGPFGAGAALAIKPIKDVRIDLGYISNTASNPQEGQGLFNGNFSAIAQLVYGSDFKVGFTYIRGYEDNADGRPRLILGGTGTALANLNPAALGNATSLGTVDFDSAKVESNSFGVETSLRLTPNIVLNGWAGYTDAELIGLGDAEIWNFAAGIAFPDLGKKGNLAGIFGGAAPTLRGLDLDDGNSNFDNDFAYQVSAFYKYKVNNNISVTPGVVWLLNPNQSSDNDDVVIGTLRTTFTF; translated from the coding sequence GTGAACAGATCAAAAAATTTGTGGCTCTCTGTGCTAAAATGCCCTACCTTGTTTGTTGGGGCAACCCTATTGATTTCATCCTCAGCAGTAGCAGCAACTGAGGAAGCTTTGCCAGAAGAGACAATCTCTCAAGAATCGGCTGTAAACCCTAGCACTACAGTAGAAGCACTGACAGTAGAAGCAGCCCCTGACCTCACCTCCCTAACTCAGATCTCTGATCTGCCATTAGTGGCTGATGCCTCAACTGGGGATACGGTTGATATCAGTAATTCCACTACCAGTAATTCCACTACCAGTAATTCCACTATCAGGGATTTTACTATCAGCAATTCCACTATCAGCGATTCTACTATCAGTAATTCTGCTAGTGAATCAGTGATCCCATACGGTGATGGGGAAACTGCAGAAGATGACTTGATGGGACCGGTGACTGGTGTTTCTCAACTAAATGGAGAGACTGTAGAAGATGACTCCATGGAACAAGTCACTAATGTGTCTCAACTCAGAGACGTTTCCCCTGGAGATTGGGCTTATGAAGCATTACGCTCTTTGGTAGAACGCTACGGCTGTATTGCTGGTTATCCCAATGCTACCTTCCGGGGTAACCGAGCCTTGACTCGCTACGAATTCGCTGCTGGTTTGAATGCCTGTTTGAACCAAATTGAGCGTTTACTGGGGGGCGTCACAGCAGACTTTATCACCCGTGAGGACTTAGAAAGTCTACAACGGTTAGTACAGGAGTTTGAAACAGAACTGGCTACCCTAGGGGCACGAGTAGATAACCTAGAAGGACGAGTAGCCTTCTTAGAAGACCATCAGTTTTCCACCACCACTAAACTCAAGGGTGAGGTTATCTTTGCTCTAGCTGATGCCTTTGGAGGGGATGCTGATGATGTTCAGACCGTTTTTCACAACCGGACTCGTCTCAACTTCTTAACCAGCTTTACCGGTAAGGACATGCTCCAAACCCGTCTCCAGGCTGGGGATGCCCCAACTTTGATCACAGGGGCTGGTGGTGAGCTGGCCGGAACTCAAGAAGGTCGCTTTACCTACGATGGACCAAGTGGTAATGACGTTATTATTGATATCTTGCGCTACCGCTTCCCCCTCGGGGATAAAGTAACGGTTCAACTGTTGGCTAACCGAGCACTCCATCACTATTACGCAGATACCGTCAACCCTTTCTTTGAAGGTCGTGCTGGTGGTTCCAATGCTATTACCCGTTTTGCTGAACGTAATCCCATCTATCGGATTGGGCCTTTTGGTGCTGGGGCTGCTCTTGCCATCAAGCCCATCAAGGATGTTCGGATTGATTTAGGTTACATCTCCAACACCGCTAGCAATCCTCAAGAAGGCCAGGGTCTATTCAATGGCAACTTTTCTGCGATCGCTCAGTTGGTTTATGGTAGTGATTTCAAAGTTGGATTCACCTACATTCGGGGTTACGAAGATAATGCTGATGGACGACCCCGTTTAATCCTAGGGGGTACTGGCACAGCCCTGGCTAATCTTAATCCAGCAGCCTTGGGGAATGCTACCAGTTTAGGCACGGTTGACTTTGATAGCGCAAAAGTGGAAAGCAACTCTTTCGGTGTTGAAACCTCTTTGAGACTTACCCCCAACATCGTACTCAATGGCTGGGCAGGCTACACCGATGCTGAGTTGATTGGCTTGGGTGATGCTGAAATTTGGAACTTCGCTGCTGGTATCGCTTTCCCGGATTTGGGCAAAAAAGGTAATCTGGCCGGAATTTTTGGTGGTGCGGCACCAACCCTCAGAGGACTGGATTTAGATGATGGCAACAGTAACTTTGACAATGATTTTGCTTACCAGGTTTCAGCGTTCTATAAGTATAAAGTCAACAACAACATCTCCGTCACCCCTGGTGTAGTTTGGCTTCTGAATCCTAACCAAAGTTCTGACAACGATGATGTGGTCATCGGTACCCTCAGAACTACTTTCACCTTTTAA